From one Macellibacteroides fermentans genomic stretch:
- a CDS encoding SusC/RagA family TonB-linked outer membrane protein — protein sequence MDKNIILSNTKKADKAQVLPQAGNRVTGVVSDASGEPIIGANVFEKGSTTNGTITDIDGRFTLEIPSNGSLVVSYIGYQTQTVSVANRKDIKIQMKEDSELIEEVVVVGYGSQKKANLTGAVSNINVSDALQNRPIADVGRGLQGASSGLSVIVPSGEIGSDPLIKIRGQIGSIQGGSSPLILLDNVEIPSIQMVNPDDIETISVLKDAASSSIYGAKAAFGVILITTKKGAKTESVNISYSNNFSWQNVAKDMRMGDVDAMEYTVNAFERVGSTYVGALNWYVTRESWEKAKAWKEQYGSTIGADDPMTYGRDWEFDAATNRKYGYRTYDPYDYMIREWAPSQTHNLSLNGKSGKTSYNIGLGYLNQNGMMKPAKKDDFTRYNASIRLSTELNKYVTVRGGLLYSKRDKRYPYVTNATTADPWLYLYRWGPTMPIGYDDQGVALRGPASESSQANTANILNNYTNINIGATINITKDWTVDADYTYANEGETTTRPGTRYSAGNTWAVPTKRLDEAGKQVYVNAAGQLVDASTPGALAAYEFANIEYTGKGSNPDHIYRKEYGTKRSTLNAFTTYNLSLNDIHSFKFMGGINRVTFDETMSSALRTQLIDINNPQFSLANGAMTTDGGNWWEAQLGYFGRVNYTLYDRYLLEANIRYDGTSKFPNQLRWRWYPSFSAGWRASEEAFMEWAKPMLSTLKFRGSWGSIGDQTVPNNLYVPTMNSFDSSWLSSGGTKFYGFNAPAAVARSISWQNIETLDLGLDLRVLDNKLGMTFDWYRRDTKDMIIPGTPVADTYGTTSPKQNFGALRTNGWEISIDFNHRFESGLGINATLNVSDAVTKVTDYLTDVESVKENEWYKGKTYGEIWGYRTDRLYQMDDFELDANGKPYKIVLSKEESAKYAGKTVYKLKSKNGEKPVYQPYLQNSSTFFFGPGDVKFVDLNGDGELNNGTSTVKDHGDLEVIGNTTPRYEYSLRLGADYKGFDVSIFFQGVGKREIWGGGSLAIPGFNTADGAMPQAFAGDFWREDRTNAFYPRPWNMGGSNSGNNLQVQSRYLLDMSYLRVKNMTVGYTLPSALLKKAYINNARVYVSLENFLTFDNLNDLPIDPESISGYSMYNSTNYNLGRTGTGTPTFKSVSFGLQLGF from the coding sequence ATGGATAAGAATATTATTTTATCCAACACAAAAAAAGCCGATAAGGCTCAAGTGCTGCCACAAGCAGGTAACCGGGTTACAGGTGTTGTATCAGACGCTTCAGGGGAACCTATTATCGGAGCAAATGTCTTTGAGAAGGGATCAACAACCAATGGTACCATCACGGATATTGATGGACGGTTTACATTGGAAATTCCTTCCAATGGATCGTTGGTAGTCTCTTACATTGGTTATCAGACACAAACAGTTTCTGTTGCCAACCGTAAGGATATCAAAATTCAGATGAAGGAAGATTCCGAATTGATTGAAGAGGTGGTAGTTGTAGGTTATGGTTCTCAGAAAAAGGCGAACCTTACCGGAGCAGTTTCTAATATTAATGTTAGCGATGCATTGCAGAATCGTCCAATAGCCGACGTAGGTAGAGGTTTGCAAGGAGCTTCTTCTGGTCTTTCAGTTATTGTTCCAAGTGGTGAAATTGGTTCTGACCCGTTAATTAAAATTCGTGGACAAATCGGTTCAATTCAGGGAGGTTCTTCTCCGTTAATCCTGTTGGATAACGTTGAGATTCCTAGTATTCAAATGGTTAACCCAGATGATATTGAAACAATTTCAGTTCTTAAAGACGCTGCATCATCTTCAATTTATGGTGCAAAGGCTGCCTTTGGTGTAATTTTGATTACTACTAAGAAAGGTGCTAAGACAGAAAGTGTTAATATCAGCTATTCAAACAATTTCTCCTGGCAAAATGTAGCAAAAGACATGCGCATGGGAGATGTGGATGCAATGGAATATACTGTAAACGCCTTCGAAAGAGTGGGAAGCACTTATGTAGGCGCATTAAACTGGTATGTTACCCGCGAAAGCTGGGAAAAAGCTAAAGCGTGGAAAGAACAATATGGAAGTACAATTGGTGCTGATGATCCTATGACTTATGGTCGTGATTGGGAATTTGATGCAGCTACCAATAGAAAATATGGTTACAGAACGTACGATCCGTATGATTATATGATTCGTGAATGGGCTCCATCTCAGACCCACAATTTATCGCTGAATGGCAAGAGCGGCAAAACGTCTTATAATATCGGTTTGGGCTATTTGAATCAGAATGGTATGATGAAGCCAGCCAAGAAAGACGACTTTACCAGATACAATGCATCAATAAGATTAAGCACTGAATTGAATAAATATGTAACCGTTCGCGGAGGTTTATTGTATTCAAAAAGAGATAAGCGCTATCCGTATGTAACCAACGCAACGACAGCCGACCCATGGTTATACCTTTATCGTTGGGGACCGACTATGCCTATCGGTTACGATGATCAGGGAGTTGCATTAAGAGGGCCAGCATCTGAATCAAGTCAGGCAAATACGGCGAATATACTTAATAACTATACCAATATTAATATTGGGGCGACAATCAATATTACAAAAGATTGGACAGTCGATGCCGATTATACCTATGCTAATGAAGGCGAGACTACGACTCGTCCGGGTACACGCTATTCTGCCGGTAATACATGGGCAGTTCCAACCAAACGATTGGATGAGGCTGGTAAGCAGGTATATGTTAATGCTGCCGGACAATTGGTTGATGCATCTACTCCCGGAGCTCTTGCTGCCTATGAATTTGCAAATATTGAATATACCGGTAAAGGGTCAAATCCAGACCATATTTATCGTAAAGAATATGGAACCAAACGTAGTACATTGAACGCGTTTACAACCTATAACCTTTCTTTGAATGATATCCATTCATTTAAGTTTATGGGAGGTATCAACCGGGTTACATTTGATGAAACAATGAGTTCGGCTCTTAGAACACAGTTGATCGATATTAACAACCCTCAGTTTTCACTTGCAAATGGAGCGATGACTACCGATGGTGGTAACTGGTGGGAAGCTCAGCTTGGGTATTTCGGACGTGTAAACTATACTCTGTACGACAGATATTTACTCGAGGCCAACATTCGTTACGACGGAACTTCTAAATTCCCTAATCAGTTGAGATGGCGTTGGTATCCTTCATTCTCTGCCGGATGGCGTGCCAGTGAGGAGGCATTCATGGAATGGGCAAAACCGATGTTAAGTACGTTGAAATTCAGAGGATCATGGGGATCAATCGGAGACCAGACTGTTCCAAATAATTTGTATGTGCCAACCATGAATAGCTTTGACTCTTCCTGGTTAAGTTCAGGAGGCACTAAATTCTATGGTTTTAATGCTCCTGCGGCGGTTGCCAGATCTATTTCATGGCAAAACATCGAAACATTAGACTTAGGTTTGGATTTACGTGTCCTCGACAATAAGTTGGGAATGACATTCGACTGGTATCGTCGTGACACAAAAGACATGATTATTCCCGGAACTCCGGTTGCAGATACCTATGGAACTACATCTCCAAAACAGAATTTTGGAGCACTTAGAACCAATGGTTGGGAAATTTCTATCGACTTCAATCATCGCTTCGAAAGTGGATTGGGAATCAATGCTACGTTGAATGTGTCTGACGCTGTTACAAAAGTGACGGATTACCTCACCGATGTTGAATCAGTTAAAGAGAATGAATGGTATAAAGGTAAAACTTACGGAGAAATCTGGGGATACCGTACAGACAGATTATATCAGATGGATGACTTCGAGCTTGATGCAAACGGTAAACCATATAAGATTGTATTGTCAAAAGAGGAAAGTGCTAAATATGCTGGTAAAACAGTTTATAAGCTGAAATCAAAGAACGGAGAAAAACCAGTTTATCAACCTTATCTTCAGAACAGTTCAACCTTCTTCTTTGGCCCGGGCGATGTTAAGTTTGTTGATCTGAATGGCGACGGAGAACTGAATAACGGTACCAGCACTGTTAAAGATCATGGTGACCTGGAAGTTATCGGAAATACAACACCACGTTACGAGTATAGCTTGCGTTTAGGTGCCGATTATAAAGGTTTTGATGTATCAATATTCTTCCAGGGAGTTGGTAAGCGCGAAATTTGGGGAGGTGGATCTTTAGCTATCCCAGGATTTAATACTGCCGACGGTGCAATGCCGCAAGCATTTGCAGGCGATTTCTGGCGCGAAGATCGCACCAATGCTTTCTATCCTCGTCCTTGGAATATGGGTGGTTCTAACTCGGGTAACAACCTGCAGGTACAGTCACGCTACTTGTTGGATATGTCTTATTTAAGAGTTAAAAATATGACTGTAGGTTACACCTTGCCTTCAGCGCTGTTAAAGAAAGCCTATATCAACAATGCCAGAGTGTATGTTTCGTTGGAAAACTTCTTGACATTCGACAATTTGAATGATCTGCCAATCGATCCAGAATCGATTTCCGGTTATTCAATGTATAATAGTACCAACTATAATCTTGGAAGAACTGGTACAGGTACACCAACATTTAAGAGTGTTTCATTTGGTCTGCAATTAGGATTTTAA
- a CDS encoding FecR family protein: protein MVDEALILRYFTGEITAEERSYVEKWISESEQNRKLAKDIYYLYFAVDTLYTMKSVDSKQALKNVKKRAAKRKTGTIFTWIQRAAAILFIPLLLSTVFSKLKKEPIEYMEIRTTPGMVASVNLPDGSVVWLNSDSYLRHPVKFTGKTREVNLIGEAYFKVNRNEKLPFFVNTKENLRVEVLGTEFNVDAYDDNQYVSTTLLSGSVKLNYKGSNNQEKNIVMQPGQKIYYDELSKTIAVSQPFLPSEVAWKEGKIILRNTSLEETLKMLSKRFNVSFVLKNKALKDNYFTGTFDKQQLPRILEHLRISSNIRYRIIDPKSGDEGLKERSKVELY, encoded by the coding sequence ATGGTTGATGAAGCACTAATATTAAGATACTTTACAGGCGAGATCACTGCAGAAGAAAGATCTTATGTAGAGAAATGGATATCAGAATCCGAACAAAACAGGAAATTGGCTAAAGATATCTATTACCTATATTTTGCAGTTGATACATTGTATACGATGAAATCAGTCGATTCGAAGCAGGCCTTAAAAAATGTAAAAAAGAGAGCGGCAAAAAGAAAGACCGGAACCATTTTTACATGGATTCAACGTGCTGCAGCAATTCTTTTTATTCCATTGTTACTGAGTACTGTTTTCAGTAAATTGAAAAAAGAACCGATTGAGTATATGGAGATTCGTACAACACCAGGCATGGTGGCTTCTGTAAATTTGCCCGATGGATCTGTTGTCTGGCTTAATTCCGACTCGTATTTACGTCATCCGGTAAAGTTTACAGGCAAAACAAGGGAAGTGAATTTAATTGGTGAAGCCTATTTTAAGGTGAATCGTAATGAAAAGTTACCTTTTTTTGTGAATACAAAAGAAAATCTGCGTGTTGAAGTTTTAGGAACCGAGTTTAATGTTGATGCTTATGATGATAATCAATATGTTTCCACAACTTTACTCTCAGGATCGGTTAAACTTAATTATAAGGGAAGTAATAATCAGGAAAAGAATATAGTTATGCAACCCGGACAGAAAATATATTATGATGAACTGTCTAAGACAATAGCTGTTTCGCAACCATTTCTTCCATCGGAGGTGGCATGGAAAGAAGGAAAGATTATATTAAGAAATACATCTCTTGAAGAGACTTTAAAAATGTTAAGCAAAAGATTCAACGTGTCTTTTGTGCTTAAGAATAAAGCTTTGAAAGATAATTATTTTACGGGGACATTTGATAAGCAACAATTGCCCCGAATCTTGGAACATCTTCGGATTTCGTCCAACATCAGGTACAGGATAATTGATCCAAAATCCGGAGATGAGGGATTGAAAGAACGTAGCAAAGTGGAATTATATTAA
- a CDS encoding RNA polymerase sigma-70 factor produces the protein MAAYTSRNTDEELYQLIQKGVEKAFDTFFLRHYPALCSYANQFVEREDAEEIAQEIMIWFWENRTMPVWETSLISYLFKAVKNRCITLINRNDLKQRILQTLYEGDDHLFDDPDFYVVEELSQKIQSALEALPSNYREAFEMNRFQKLTYKEIASQLNVSSKTVDYRIQQALKQLRIDLKDYLPLILFLY, from the coding sequence ATGGCCGCCTATACTTCACGAAATACGGATGAAGAACTCTATCAACTAATACAAAAAGGTGTTGAGAAAGCCTTTGACACTTTTTTTCTGCGACATTATCCGGCATTATGTAGCTATGCCAATCAATTTGTTGAGAGGGAAGATGCAGAAGAGATTGCTCAGGAAATTATGATTTGGTTCTGGGAAAACCGGACTATGCCTGTGTGGGAAACTTCCCTGATAAGCTACTTATTCAAAGCCGTAAAAAACAGATGTATAACTTTAATAAATAGGAATGATCTCAAACAACGTATTCTTCAGACTTTGTACGAAGGAGATGATCATCTCTTTGATGATCCCGACTTCTATGTAGTTGAGGAACTCTCTCAGAAAATTCAATCAGCATTAGAGGCTTTACCTTCAAATTATCGGGAGGCATTCGAAATGAACCGCTTTCAAAAGCTTACATATAAAGAAATTGCTTCGCAACTTAATGTTTCATCCAAAACTGTGGATTATAGAATCCAGCAAGCATTGAAACAATTACGTATTGATCTGAAAGACTATTTACCGCTAATCCTTTTTTTATACTGA
- a CDS encoding cation transporter → MIKSIFKIEKMDCPSEESLIRLKLQNFREISLKFDLENRILIVLHKEDVKLIDSSISSLNLNSKLLSSTVVSDSVPSNNNHIEKKILWIVLLINFLFFLIESLSGILSRSMGLVADSLDMLADALVYGMSLLAVGTSVRKKKQVARISGYLQIGLAVWGFTEVIKRFIGMETIPDYLVMIGISISALMANVLSLYFLQKAESKDAHIQASIIFSSNDIIINAGVILAGALVYFLKSGIPDLVVGSIVFLIVMRGALRILKLSKNDQIA, encoded by the coding sequence ATGATAAAGAGCATATTCAAAATAGAAAAAATGGATTGCCCCAGTGAAGAAAGTTTAATCCGTTTAAAACTACAAAACTTTAGAGAAATCTCTCTAAAATTTGATTTAGAAAATCGCATCTTAATTGTGCTTCATAAAGAAGACGTCAAGTTAATTGACTCTAGTATTAGTTCCCTTAATTTGAATTCAAAGCTTTTGTCTTCAACTGTAGTTTCCGACTCAGTACCATCAAATAACAATCATATTGAAAAGAAAATATTATGGATAGTTCTACTAATTAATTTCCTTTTTTTTCTGATAGAATCTTTATCTGGAATTTTATCCAGGTCCATGGGACTTGTAGCAGACAGTCTGGATATGTTAGCTGATGCATTAGTCTATGGTATGAGTTTGCTTGCTGTTGGGACATCGGTTCGAAAAAAGAAACAGGTAGCCAGAATTAGCGGTTATTTACAAATTGGACTAGCTGTTTGGGGATTTACGGAGGTAATAAAACGATTTATTGGGATGGAAACAATCCCGGATTATCTGGTAATGATCGGGATTTCGATTTCAGCTTTGATGGCAAATGTTTTATCTTTATATTTTTTGCAAAAAGCAGAAAGTAAAGATGCCCATATTCAAGCAAGTATAATTTTCTCATCCAATGATATAATAATAAATGCCGGCGTTATTCTGGCTGGAGCTTTAGTGTATTTTCTTAAAAGTGGCATACCGGATCTGGTTGTTGGTTCTATTGTATTTCTCATAGTCATGAGAGGAGCATTGAGAATATTAAAACTTAGCAAAAACGATCAAATTGCTTAA
- the glmS gene encoding glutamine--fructose-6-phosphate transaminase (isomerizing), whose translation MCGIVGYVGMREAYPILIKGLKRLEYRGYDSAGVAIINNNQNLNVYKAKGKVSELEAYISDKDVSGTIGIAHTRWATHGEPCKANAHPHYSSSENIALIHNGIIENYAVLKNRLQEKGYTFKSSTDTEVLVQLIEYIKVSKDLDLLTAVQLALREVIGAYAIAVLDKDRPSEIIAARKSSPLVVGIGDNEFFLASDATPIVEYTDKVVYLEDEEIALIRYGEDLKVVNIQNVSVTPEIQTVALNIGQLEKGGYPHFMLKEIFEQPNCIRDCMRGRINVEGTNVVLSAIIDHKEKLLKAKRFIIVACGTSWHAGLIGKHLIESYCRIPVEVEYASEFRYRDPVIDENDVVIAISQSGETADTLAAIDLARRCGAFIYGICNSVGSSIPRSTHTGSYIHVGPEIGVASTKAFTGQVTVLAMLALTLAKNKQTISNNEFLKIVGELMSIPDKMEKAIQTNNQIASIAKVFTYAHNFIYLGRGYSYPVALEGALKLKEISYIHAEGYPAAEMKHGPIALIDEEMPVVVIATHNGMYDKILSNIQEIKARKGRVIAFVSEGDEVISKLADICIELPQTTECLDPLITTIPLQLLAYHIAVCKGKDVDQPRNLAKSVTVE comes from the coding sequence ATGTGTGGAATTGTGGGCTACGTTGGAATGCGTGAAGCATATCCTATTCTTATTAAAGGATTAAAGCGACTAGAATACCGGGGATATGACAGTGCCGGAGTTGCGATAATCAACAATAATCAAAATTTAAATGTATATAAAGCGAAAGGAAAGGTGTCTGAACTTGAAGCCTATATTTCAGATAAAGATGTATCTGGAACCATTGGTATAGCGCATACACGTTGGGCAACTCATGGCGAACCTTGTAAAGCGAACGCACACCCTCATTATTCCTCATCCGAAAATATCGCTTTAATTCATAACGGTATAATAGAAAACTATGCTGTTCTGAAAAATCGATTGCAAGAAAAAGGCTACACTTTTAAAAGCAGTACCGATACTGAAGTATTAGTTCAACTGATTGAGTACATAAAGGTGTCTAAAGACCTTGATCTGCTTACAGCAGTTCAATTAGCCCTTCGCGAAGTTATCGGAGCATATGCCATTGCTGTATTAGATAAGGACCGGCCTTCCGAAATCATTGCGGCACGAAAAAGCAGTCCGCTTGTTGTCGGAATTGGAGATAACGAGTTTTTTCTAGCCTCTGATGCGACTCCCATTGTAGAATATACCGACAAAGTGGTTTATCTCGAAGATGAAGAAATTGCGTTAATCAGATATGGAGAGGATTTGAAAGTAGTTAATATTCAAAATGTTTCTGTTACACCCGAGATTCAAACCGTTGCCCTTAATATCGGTCAGCTTGAAAAGGGAGGATATCCCCACTTTATGCTGAAGGAAATTTTTGAGCAACCCAACTGTATCAGAGATTGTATGCGAGGTAGAATTAATGTGGAAGGCACAAATGTTGTTCTATCCGCCATCATTGATCATAAGGAAAAACTGCTAAAAGCAAAAAGATTCATCATTGTGGCATGTGGTACTTCCTGGCATGCAGGACTTATTGGCAAACACCTTATAGAAAGTTACTGCAGAATTCCTGTTGAAGTAGAATATGCATCCGAATTTCGATACAGAGATCCGGTAATTGATGAAAACGATGTTGTGATTGCCATATCTCAATCGGGAGAAACGGCCGACACTTTAGCCGCTATTGATCTCGCCCGCAGATGCGGAGCTTTTATTTATGGGATCTGCAATTCTGTTGGATCTTCAATTCCCCGCTCTACCCACACCGGGTCATACATACATGTAGGTCCGGAAATAGGAGTTGCTTCAACAAAAGCATTTACGGGGCAAGTAACTGTGCTTGCCATGTTAGCTCTGACTCTTGCAAAAAACAAACAAACGATAAGCAACAATGAGTTCTTAAAGATTGTGGGAGAACTAATGTCTATCCCCGATAAAATGGAAAAAGCAATACAAACTAACAATCAAATTGCGAGTATTGCTAAAGTCTTTACCTATGCCCATAATTTTATTTACTTAGGGAGGGGCTATAGTTACCCTGTAGCATTGGAAGGGGCATTAAAGCTTAAAGAGATATCTTATATCCATGCAGAAGGTTATCCGGCTGCTGAAATGAAGCATGGTCCGATTGCACTTATCGATGAAGAAATGCCAGTAGTAGTCATTGCAACACACAATGGCATGTATGACAAAATATTGAGTAACATTCAGGAAATTAAGGCTCGTAAAGGGCGTGTAATAGCCTTTGTGTCGGAAGGTGATGAAGTAATCTCTAAACTTGCGGATATTTGTATTGAATTACCTCAAACAACCGAATGCCTTGATCCGCTAATCACAACCATTCCTCTGCAACTGCTGGCATATCACATAGCTGTTTGTAAAGGAAAAGATGTAGATCAACCACGTAATCTGGCCAAGTCTGTTACGGTTGAATAA
- a CDS encoding golvesin C-terminal-like domain-containing protein, with product MHSWIWLISWIYFRIKRKTLKTSYMYAPNAAKNTTFTFLPIIKKTGEYEVFFYCIPLGDNVSKEMVVQVKHAKGKTKIVIDPVKNHSSWVSLGTYSFNNGDGAEIMVDGTMTNGGLIADAVILRPVGATAIANK from the coding sequence CTGCATTCTTGGATTTGGTTAATATCATGGATATACTTTAGAATTAAACGGAAGACCCTAAAAACCAGCTATATGTATGCACCGAATGCAGCTAAGAATACCACGTTTACTTTCTTGCCCATTATTAAAAAGACAGGTGAATATGAAGTGTTTTTCTACTGTATTCCTTTAGGAGATAACGTTTCAAAAGAAATGGTTGTACAAGTTAAGCATGCTAAAGGAAAAACAAAAATCGTAATTGATCCTGTAAAAAACCACAGCTCATGGGTTAGCTTGGGTACCTATTCATTCAATAATGGGGATGGTGCCGAGATCATGGTTGACGGAACAATGACTAACGGAGGACTTATTGCCGATGCTGTTATCCTACGGCCGGTAGGTGCAACGGCAATTGCAAATAAATAA
- a CDS encoding DUF5106 domain-containing protein — translation MKKTFIFIILMGLGISNTSCGQAGKTAPVAESVVKEFKYPAVPVTLTSPEDRADYLAEHYWTHFNFTDTTYIHMPEITEQAYVNYIDVLKLIDRDKATGYMAQTMHRAEANKLIFGYFEDLAEKYLYDPNSPFQNDQLYIPVLETLIKSDYSSESDKIRYNALLILAKKNLPGSIALNFSFILNNNTKKELNDIQSPYILLFLNDIDCENCLQTTTDLSNSDVINSYIKNKSLTVLSVYTGVDEEGWKHKVEKMPANWINGFDSNQEIANEELYDLKAMPTLYLLDKGKKVLLKDADLDEILLFLQNTKN, via the coding sequence ATGAAAAAGACATTTATATTTATAATTTTGATGGGGTTAGGCATTAGCAATACTTCCTGTGGCCAGGCGGGAAAGACTGCTCCTGTTGCAGAAAGCGTTGTGAAGGAATTTAAGTATCCGGCTGTGCCTGTTACACTTACTTCTCCTGAAGATAGAGCTGACTATCTTGCAGAACATTATTGGACGCATTTCAACTTTACAGACACAACCTATATCCATATGCCTGAAATCACAGAACAGGCCTATGTAAATTATATTGATGTTCTCAAACTTATAGATAGAGATAAAGCAACAGGCTACATGGCTCAAACGATGCATAGGGCGGAAGCCAACAAACTGATCTTCGGTTATTTCGAAGACTTAGCCGAAAAGTATTTATACGATCCAAACTCGCCCTTCCAAAACGATCAACTTTATATTCCGGTACTTGAAACTCTTATTAAGTCGGATTACTCATCAGAATCAGACAAGATACGATACAATGCTTTGCTTATCCTGGCGAAGAAGAATCTCCCGGGGTCGATTGCTCTCAACTTCTCTTTTATCCTTAATAACAACACGAAAAAAGAACTGAATGATATTCAGTCGCCCTACATTTTACTGTTTTTAAACGATATCGATTGTGAAAATTGCCTGCAAACCACAACTGATCTATCCAATTCTGATGTAATAAATTCATATATAAAAAATAAAAGCCTTACAGTGCTGTCTGTTTATACCGGTGTTGACGAAGAAGGTTGGAAACATAAAGTTGAAAAGATGCCGGCTAACTGGATAAACGGATTCGATTCAAATCAGGAAATAGCCAACGAAGAGCTATACGACCTAAAAGCCATGCCCACCCTTTATCTGCTTGATAAGGGGAAAAAGGTACTGCTTAAGGATGCTGATCTGGATGAGATCCTGTTATTCCTTCAAAACACCAAAAATTAG
- a CDS encoding tetratricopeptide repeat-containing sensor histidine kinase: protein MLHIPTETKRWFDLAVEYEKNGKIEESIQTYKQALNHAEYENNLQLKAEILNNLAILLSGSGLRQEGIELSYKAYEAYLMLADSARAANVKINIGTDYIDEGKFEEALKVMLEGLELRIQCGDSTNLAAYYLNIGDVYKQLNIDKKWKLFLEKARTLAATPNYATFDTKICILNELGSMYDDNKAYDQAISAYQEMYNLSKKEGFINGMATALNNLASVYLETRQNKKALLATQESLTLNKKDNNYYGLVFSNNLMGDVYLALGNTFEAKQYYKEGINLANKYNFKTEFVNSYEGLYKTYRKEGNWKEALYYHEQTHRLTDSLQNNELQEKVLEIEAKYQAEKKERQIELLHNENELKNARIKLQNVYIWGVSFLFILVSAGSVWIVRQKRIKQRAKQVELEQKLLRSQMNPHFLFNSLGAIQSYMLKNDGRKAAFYLSNLSSLMRSILKNSREEVISLQEEKETLEKYLVIHKLRLGERLNYVVSVSDELDQEEVYLPPMMIQPFVENAIIHGIEPMDKEGIIQVRFYKDGNHLVIQVDDNGVGIQDSSKNKNATHVSYALQIFKERVANLRKRYDTEILYSILAKDPSVESGTLVTVKIPLKSF, encoded by the coding sequence ATGTTGCATATCCCCACAGAAACTAAACGATGGTTCGATCTTGCTGTAGAATACGAGAAAAATGGCAAAATAGAAGAAAGTATACAAACATACAAACAGGCCCTGAATCATGCAGAATACGAAAACAACCTGCAACTGAAAGCAGAGATCTTAAATAATCTGGCAATACTTTTAAGCGGTTCCGGCTTGCGGCAGGAAGGTATTGAATTATCATATAAAGCCTACGAAGCCTATTTAATGTTGGCTGATTCAGCCAGAGCAGCTAATGTCAAAATCAATATCGGAACCGATTATATTGACGAAGGAAAGTTTGAAGAGGCCTTAAAAGTAATGCTCGAAGGGCTCGAGCTACGAATTCAATGCGGTGATTCAACTAACCTTGCAGCCTACTACCTGAATATCGGTGATGTTTATAAACAATTGAATATTGATAAAAAATGGAAGCTATTTCTTGAAAAAGCGCGAACATTGGCAGCCACCCCCAATTATGCTACATTCGACACCAAAATCTGCATCCTTAATGAACTGGGTTCGATGTACGATGACAATAAAGCATACGATCAGGCTATCAGTGCCTATCAGGAAATGTATAACCTAAGCAAAAAAGAAGGATTCATTAATGGAATGGCAACGGCTCTAAACAATCTTGCTTCCGTATACCTAGAAACAAGGCAAAATAAGAAAGCATTATTAGCAACGCAGGAATCATTAACGCTTAATAAGAAAGACAATAACTATTACGGACTCGTTTTTTCCAATAACCTCATGGGAGATGTTTACCTGGCTTTAGGCAACACTTTTGAAGCTAAACAGTACTACAAAGAGGGTATTAATCTGGCTAACAAATACAATTTTAAGACAGAGTTTGTAAATTCGTACGAAGGGTTATACAAAACATACCGAAAAGAAGGTAATTGGAAGGAGGCTCTTTATTACCACGAACAAACTCATCGTCTGACCGACTCGCTTCAAAATAACGAGCTTCAGGAGAAAGTGCTCGAAATTGAAGCAAAATACCAGGCAGAGAAAAAAGAGAGACAAATTGAATTACTTCACAATGAAAATGAATTAAAAAATGCCCGTATTAAATTACAAAACGTATATATATGGGGGGTGAGTTTTTTATTCATATTGGTTTCTGCAGGATCCGTATGGATAGTCAGACAAAAACGAATCAAGCAAAGAGCAAAGCAGGTCGAGCTTGAACAAAAACTACTCCGTTCACAAATGAACCCGCATTTTTTGTTTAACTCGCTGGGAGCCATACAAAGTTATATGCTTAAAAACGATGGACGAAAAGCCGCATTCTATTTAAGTAATCTGTCTTCGTTGATGCGCTCCATTCTAAAAAACTCCAGAGAAGAAGTTATCTCCTTGCAAGAAGAAAAAGAAACCCTTGAAAAATACCTGGTAATACACAAACTAAGGTTAGGTGAACGCTTGAATTACGTAGTCAGTGTATCAGACGAACTCGATCAGGAAGAGGTTTACCTCCCTCCCATGATGATTCAACCCTTTGTTGAAAACGCAATCATTCATGGCATCGAGCCAATGGATAAAGAGGGAATTATACAAGTACGGTTTTACAAAGACGGTAACCACCTTGTCATACAAGTAGATGATAATGGGGTTGGAATACAGGATAGCTCAAAAAATAAAAACGCAACCCATGTATCTTATGCCTTGCAGATATTTAAAGAAAGAGTAGCCAATCTGAGAAAAAGATATGACACCGAAATCCTCTATTCTATTTTAGCCAAAGACCCGTCCGTTGAATCCGGGACTTTGGTGACAGTAAAAATCCCCTTAAAATCATTTTAA